The window GGCGCAACGCCATGAAGAACTGTCTGTAGCCCTCCGTGCCGCGGACCTCGGACGGATGCCCGACGTAGTCGTCGGCGATGAGCTCGTCGACGACCCCGTAGTCGCCCCGGTTCCACACCTCCTCGACCAGCCTGCTCACGAGAGTCTTGATCTGCTCGGCCATGAGTCGTCTCCTCGGTCGGACGAGGGCCATGGTGGCCATAGCTTGTCGCAGCCGGATCGCAGGCTCCTGCGCCTGGCTGCGATCAGCCTGCGATCGCCGGCACGCAGATTGTGGTTGCCGTGGAGCAGCGGTGCACCCGAGTGAACGGACAGGACATGACCGACACGTACCTGTTGGCCGGCCAGGACACGGAACTGGAGCGTCTGCAGCTCCAATCGCGGGTATGGGAACCCGCCGGCCGGCGACTGCTCGACCAGATCGGCGACGGGCAGGGCGCACGGGTCGTCGACGTCGGCTGTGGGGCGATGGGATGGCTGCGGCTGCTCAGCGAGTGGGTCGGTCCCGACGGTGAGGTCGTCGGCACCGACGTCGACGAGTCGATGCTCGCCGCCGCCAAGTCGTTCGTGGACGCCGAGAATTTGAGCAACGTCACCTTGGTGACTGACGACGTGTTCGCCAGCGAACTCGAACCTTCGTCCTTCGACCTCGTGCACGCCCGGTTCATGATCGGCCCGCTCGGTCGCGGACCGGAGCAGATGGCAGCCCACCGCCGCCTCGCCCGCCCTGGCGGGGTGATCGCGCTGGAGGAGCTCGACCCGCGGTCGTGGACCTTCCTTCCTCCCGCACCGGCTCTAGCCTCGTCGCTGCGCCACGGCGACGAGGTCAAAGGGTTGATCCCTCTGCTGAGCGAAGCGTTCCGCAGAGCTGGGGGAGACCCCGACTGTGCGACCACGCAGCTCGTCGTCTTCCACGACGCTGACATCGAGCCGCACGTCCGGGCCGAGGTGCAGTCGCTCCCGCCAGGCCACCCCTACCTACGTCTCCCACTCGTGTTCGCCACCGCGCTCGACGGACTGCTGCGCTCGTTCGTCAACGCAGACGACCTCGATCGGCTACTTGCGGACGCCGAGCGGGAACTCGCCGATCCCCGACGATGGGGCCTTACCTTCACGCTCGTACAGACCTGGGGCCGGACCTAACCGGCCCCGTGAGTGCCGGTTCTGATCTCAGCGGATGAACTCCTCGAGCCCGACCTACGTCTCGTGGTTCTGTCCGCCGCCGAACAGCGGGGATACCGCGACGTCCACGGGATCGCCGTCGAGGAAGGGTTCCCACCCGTGGCGCAGGTTCTCGACTTCGAAGCCTGCAGCACCAGCGACCACGGCGGTCGACAAGCGGGAGAACACCACG is drawn from Actinomycetota bacterium and contains these coding sequences:
- a CDS encoding methyltransferase domain-containing protein, translating into MTDTYLLAGQDTELERLQLQSRVWEPAGRRLLDQIGDGQGARVVDVGCGAMGWLRLLSEWVGPDGEVVGTDVDESMLAAAKSFVDAENLSNVTLVTDDVFASELEPSSFDLVHARFMIGPLGRGPEQMAAHRRLARPGGVIALEELDPRSWTFLPPAPALASSLRHGDEVKGLIPLLSEAFRRAGGDPDCATTQLVVFHDADIEPHVRAEVQSLPPGHPYLRLPLVFATALDGLLRSFVNADDLDRLLADAERELADPRRWGLTFTLVQTWGRT